In Spiroplasma sp. SV19, one DNA window encodes the following:
- a CDS encoding TIM-barrel domain-containing protein, whose protein sequence is MIKDKKLLAYSFPQKEPIFDLNYEYAVARKISDFWWQDNSLYLEVTLSNLQKSTLKITLYSNGIINLYYYQKKIGNNRFIEHLKPLSISKINLINHSNYFEIKLLNDEKLLIQKNPFQITLVDCHDTIKFKTNTRKGYEMFENYRTPPLGWKIKKGNEWQPFMSFWLMNDEKIYGFGEKFRFLVKNGIETTIWNSDNSCVANHDLGYNGLPLFYSTKKWGVLVNTGEQTSFEIGSPVTDAISFLSFESCLDLYFFTGQTMKELISQYTDLTGKPTEIPDLSYGIWCNRLYYHNKNELWAEVEKSIKANFPLDIICLDPKWLENRYTKSCNFEYNNTAFGSFQELFAQLKAKNIAVCFWINPYLQADNSVNWQIAFNNNYLVKTTDDNSYAHPLTGTETYQTNCGIVDFTNPAAVKWYQNELQKLFKLGLRFVKPDYGDGVPPNAYFSNGLTGKELRQYYHFLYCKTAYDASAKYFGSNETLTFCRPGYIGTQRFSGKWSGDSYSNFTELKIHLNAGLSLGMSGEMAWGIDIGGFYSEEAFDEDLYLRWTQVGMLCPLSRFHGIGPREPWNFSPAALANAIKYAKLKRKLLPYFKMCELEATTTGVPILRAMVLENEDDQIAQLIDNQFYLGSNLLIAPVLTPQTTKREVYLPVGEWFLFGQKEKKYVGKQSYLLSCAADEILIFVKGNTIIPTIKEDNYHFEQLDTVSLELNLYGTLPSKYELKFKLNQNLIVITYQNQKFNISSDHNYVVK, encoded by the coding sequence ATGATTAAAGATAAAAAATTGTTAGCATATTCATTTCCGCAAAAGGAACCGATTTTTGATCTTAATTATGAATATGCTGTTGCCAGAAAAATTAGTGACTTTTGATGACAAGATAATAGTCTTTATCTTGAAGTTACTTTAAGTAATTTACAAAAATCAACTTTAAAAATAACATTATATTCTAATGGAATTATTAACTTATACTATTATCAAAAAAAGATAGGTAATAACCGATTTATTGAACATTTAAAGCCCTTAAGTATTAGTAAAATTAATTTAATTAATCATTCCAATTATTTTGAAATAAAATTACTAAATGATGAAAAACTATTAATTCAAAAAAATCCTTTTCAAATAACATTAGTTGATTGTCATGACACCATTAAATTTAAAACTAATACTCGAAAAGGATATGAAATGTTTGAAAATTATCGGACTCCTCCCTTGGGTTGAAAAATTAAAAAAGGTAATGAATGACAACCGTTTATGTCGTTTTGGTTAATGAATGATGAAAAAATATATGGATTTGGAGAAAAGTTTCGTTTTTTAGTTAAAAATGGGATTGAAACAACAATTTGAAATAGTGATAATTCTTGTGTTGCTAACCATGATTTAGGTTATAATGGCTTGCCATTATTTTATTCAACAAAAAAATGAGGAGTATTAGTTAATACTGGTGAACAGACTAGTTTTGAAATTGGTTCACCAGTAACTGATGCCATTAGTTTTCTTAGTTTTGAATCCTGTTTAGATCTTTATTTTTTCACAGGACAAACAATGAAGGAATTAATTAGTCAGTATACTGATTTAACGGGAAAGCCAACTGAAATTCCTGATTTGAGTTATGGAATATGATGTAATCGTTTGTATTATCATAATAAAAATGAATTGTGAGCAGAAGTTGAAAAAAGTATTAAAGCCAATTTTCCCTTAGATATTATTTGTTTAGATCCAAAATGATTGGAAAATCGTTACACGAAAAGTTGCAATTTTGAATATAACAACACAGCCTTTGGCTCTTTTCAAGAATTATTTGCTCAATTAAAAGCAAAAAACATTGCTGTCTGCTTTTGAATTAATCCTTATTTACAAGCTGATAATAGTGTGAATTGACAAATTGCTTTTAACAATAATTATTTGGTAAAAACAACAGATGATAATTCATATGCGCACCCGCTAACAGGGACAGAAACGTATCAAACAAATTGTGGGATTGTTGATTTCACTAATCCAGCTGCAGTTAAATGATATCAAAATGAATTACAGAAATTATTTAAATTAGGCTTGCGATTTGTTAAACCAGATTATGGTGATGGGGTCCCACCAAATGCGTATTTTAGTAATGGTTTAACGGGAAAAGAACTTCGGCAGTATTATCATTTTTTATATTGTAAAACGGCATATGATGCTAGTGCCAAATATTTTGGGTCAAATGAAACATTAACTTTTTGTCGGCCAGGATATATTGGAACACAACGTTTTTCAGGAAAATGATCTGGTGATAGTTACTCAAATTTTACTGAATTAAAAATTCATTTAAATGCGGGGTTGTCTTTAGGGATGAGTGGTGAAATGGCATGAGGAATTGATATTGGTGGTTTTTATAGTGAAGAAGCATTTGACGAAGACTTGTATTTGCGGTGAACACAAGTGGGAATGTTATGCCCGTTATCACGGTTCCATGGCATTGGTCCGCGCGAACCATGAAATTTTTCACCGGCCGCTTTAGCTAATGCCATAAAATATGCCAAATTGAAACGAAAGTTATTACCATATTTTAAAATGTGTGAACTAGAAGCAACAACCACGGGGGTGCCAATTTTACGAGCAATGGTTTTAGAAAATGAAGATGATCAAATTGCGCAGTTAATTGATAACCAGTTTTATTTAGGAAGTAACTTATTAATAGCTCCGGTTTTAACACCACAAACAACAAAGCGGGAAGTTTATTTGCCAGTTGGAGAATGGTTTTTATTTGGCCAAAAAGAAAAGAAATATGTTGGAAAACAATCTTATTTACTGTCTTGTGCAGCAGATGAAATCTTAATTTTCGTAAAAGGAAACACTATTATTCCTACAATTAAAGAAGATAACTATCATTTTGAACAATTAGATACTGTTTCATTAGAATTAAACCTTTATGGAACATTACCATCAAAATACGAGTTAAAGTTTAAGCTTAACCAAAATTTAATTGTAATTACTTATCAAAACCAAAAATTTAATATTTCGTCAGACCATAATTATGTTGTAAAATAG
- a CDS encoding lipoprotein, with product MKKLLSILGTITLTGTVVPNVVACHSKKPLSTESLTAKDIQVFNEIQAKAETKMKEKITKIPYIDSGQNNLGKIYSKVNKDDTEPYQLRLKNPEDNTLAAYFINSFKNVFDSVNRDLQNEYSNYFPNTLPLTLDDEKNIVKVTYINVENLRNKFPADVNPEPFSAVRVDYKVTIQLKFKQMYASFEITSIYNVTENVTALQAFSDKAVNFLIQNIKDYFIKLENVNFGENEIFKTLYSQMIWDFTKNTKPLDDIFKTAIKGYIAEEKKFKDITISYNDNNLIEKTQNGALTSENKGYDGLSKKIKQLDVILAKWIGEKFNNGIGWEFIDNVKPTDFVNFYKKNVGSVFNLTDNLDLQLGTFRINLNYFNIYGLGLTGYVTDKNNEDVTVTLNLSQVAIDKKLANWGKIIIQFIKYARGGIISGSFVEWRFPNEIFKKVLEQNKKDGLQSVLKFLVKNFKTSEEAKDLEDLNLFNITKHLQLPNLKGVEIFDQWLALKWDYNLREAWTIMFTFGENFDNGLYYSFASNLGADGNEYGMQFSIAQRTNMK from the coding sequence ATGAAGAAATTATTAAGTATTTTGGGAACAATCACATTAACTGGAACCGTTGTTCCCAATGTTGTTGCTTGTCATAGTAAAAAACCACTTAGCACTGAAAGTCTTACCGCAAAAGATATTCAAGTCTTTAATGAAATTCAAGCAAAAGCAGAGACAAAAATGAAAGAAAAAATCACAAAGATTCCTTATATTGATAGTGGGCAAAATAATTTAGGAAAAATCTATTCGAAAGTAAATAAAGATGATACTGAACCTTACCAATTGCGATTAAAGAATCCTGAAGATAATACATTAGCTGCTTATTTTATTAATAGTTTTAAAAACGTTTTTGATAGTGTTAATCGTGATTTACAAAACGAATATTCAAATTATTTTCCTAATACATTGCCCTTAACCTTAGATGATGAAAAAAATATTGTAAAAGTTACTTACATTAATGTTGAAAACTTGCGCAATAAGTTTCCCGCTGATGTTAATCCTGAGCCATTTTCAGCAGTGCGGGTTGATTACAAAGTAACAATTCAATTAAAATTTAAACAAATGTATGCTAGTTTTGAAATAACAAGCATCTATAATGTTACTGAAAATGTAACTGCCTTACAGGCTTTTTCTGATAAGGCAGTCAACTTTCTAATTCAAAATATTAAAGACTATTTTATAAAATTAGAAAATGTTAATTTTGGTGAAAATGAAATTTTTAAAACACTATATAGTCAAATGATTTGAGATTTTACAAAAAATACTAAACCATTAGACGATATTTTTAAAACTGCTATCAAAGGTTATATTGCAGAGGAAAAAAAGTTTAAAGATATTACAATAAGTTATAATGATAATAATTTGATTGAAAAAACACAAAATGGTGCCTTAACATCAGAAAACAAAGGATATGATGGTTTATCAAAAAAAATAAAGCAACTTGATGTTATCTTAGCAAAATGAATTGGAGAGAAATTTAACAATGGTATTGGTTGAGAATTCATTGATAATGTTAAACCCACTGATTTTGTGAATTTTTATAAAAAAAATGTAGGTTCTGTTTTTAATCTTACTGATAACCTTGATTTACAATTAGGAACCTTTAGAATTAATCTAAATTATTTTAACATCTATGGGCTCGGATTAACTGGCTATGTAACTGATAAAAATAACGAAGATGTTACAGTTACTTTAAATTTATCACAAGTAGCAATTGACAAAAAATTAGCAAATTGAGGAAAAATAATTATTCAATTTATTAAATATGCCCGCGGGGGAATTATTTCTGGCAGTTTTGTTGAATGAAGATTTCCAAATGAAATATTTAAAAAAGTATTAGAGCAAAATAAGAAAGATGGCCTTCAAAGTGTTCTTAAGTTTTTGGTAAAAAATTTTAAAACTTCTGAAGAAGCCAAAGATTTAGAAGATCTTAACTTATTTAACATTACAAAACACCTCCAATTGCCAAATCTCAAAGGAGTAGAAATATTTGATCAATGATTAGCACTAAAATGAGATTATAATTTACGAGAAGCATGAACTATTATGTTTACTTTTGGTGAAAATTTTGACAATGGTTTATACTATTCATTTGCATCAAATCTGGGTGCTGATGGCAATGAATATGGCATGCAATTTTCAATAGCACAAAGAACTAATATGAAATAG
- the ffh gene encoding signal recognition particle protein, translated as MMIGDFLANRLKKSIEKNMKKSTLTSDAISETMREIRLALLEADVNNEVVKDFIKAVEAKARGEYILDGLNASQMMVKIVHEELVNIFGKTAKELSFTSKPTIVMMVGLQGSGKTTTTGKIAKLVEKKYQKKPLLVACDIYRPAAIDQLKTIGKNLNLEVFERGTQNPVKTAQEAINYAKENKNDVILIDTAGRLHIDAELMQELKEIKNNITPDEILLVVDGMTGQDIINVATEFNQLLKLTGVVVTKLDGDARGGAALSITHLTKLPITFIGTGEGMSNLQIFYPDRMADRILGMGDVQTLVEKAKDVLDERDIKKTMNRMMMGQFDLQDLLNQMRQISKMGKMGGIMKLLPGMPKMSDEKIADAERKLKATEVLLSSMTVKERREPRLLKHLSRKNRILKGSGRTEKEYNELINQFEKTKKQVDEIARQIKSGRMPNIPGMGGLSGMGFN; from the coding sequence GTGATGATTGGAGACTTTTTAGCAAATCGATTGAAGAAATCAATTGAAAAAAATATGAAAAAATCAACCCTAACTAGTGATGCTATTAGTGAAACAATGCGTGAAATTAGGTTAGCATTATTAGAAGCGGATGTTAATAATGAAGTGGTAAAAGATTTTATTAAGGCTGTTGAAGCAAAAGCCCGTGGTGAATATATTTTAGATGGTTTAAATGCATCACAGATGATGGTTAAAATCGTACATGAAGAATTAGTTAATATTTTTGGAAAAACAGCAAAGGAATTATCTTTTACTTCAAAACCAACAATTGTGATGATGGTTGGATTACAAGGGAGTGGGAAAACAACAACAACTGGTAAGATTGCCAAATTAGTGGAGAAGAAATATCAGAAGAAACCATTATTGGTAGCTTGTGATATTTATCGTCCTGCTGCGATTGATCAGTTAAAAACAATTGGAAAAAATTTAAATCTTGAAGTATTTGAACGAGGAACACAAAATCCTGTTAAAACCGCCCAAGAAGCAATTAATTATGCGAAGGAAAACAAAAATGATGTTATTTTAATTGATACTGCAGGTCGTTTGCATATTGATGCAGAATTAATGCAAGAATTAAAAGAAATTAAAAATAATATTACTCCAGATGAAATTTTACTTGTAGTTGATGGAATGACAGGGCAAGATATTATTAATGTTGCAACAGAATTTAACCAATTATTAAAATTAACTGGAGTTGTTGTTACTAAGTTAGATGGTGATGCACGAGGAGGAGCAGCATTATCAATTACGCATTTGACCAAATTACCAATTACTTTTATTGGAACTGGAGAAGGAATGAGTAATTTACAAATCTTTTATCCAGATCGAATGGCTGATCGAATTTTAGGGATGGGAGATGTTCAAACTCTAGTTGAAAAAGCAAAAGATGTCTTAGATGAACGTGATATTAAAAAAACAATGAATCGAATGATGATGGGGCAGTTTGATTTACAGGACTTGTTAAATCAAATGCGACAAATCTCAAAAATGGGTAAAATGGGGGGAATTATGAAATTACTGCCTGGAATGCCAAAAATGAGTGATGAAAAAATTGCTGATGCGGAACGTAAATTAAAAGCAACAGAAGTTTTATTATCTTCAATGACCGTTAAAGAGCGTCGTGAACCACGATTGTTAAAACACTTATCACGAAAGAATCGCATTTTAAAAGGTTCAGGTCGTACAGAAAAAGAATATAATGAGTTAATTAACCAATTTGAAAAAACAAAGAAACAAGTCGATGAAATTGCTCGCCAAATTAAATCAGGTCGTATGCCAAACATTCCGGGTATGGGTGGTTTAAGTGGTATGGGCTTTAATTAA
- the rny gene encoding ribonuclease Y, with the protein MQITIWVLIIIAVAIGFYFLGFLFEKYLRFKLIKKTKLKIKQAEEKAKKIINAAKADGKVEAAQIRQEMNNELARKREEFLETEKFLTNRERLIIEREEVLYNKEQETFRKKEELQGKINYYQEMVEHNLQQLEKVAGYSLEEAKDVLFKEISDRYQKEIGEFLKNAENTAKINAKETAISIVTSAIERYAVNIVVEKTTTSVYLEDDNMKGRIIGKDGRNIRTFEIAAGVDLIIDDTPNVVQISSFNPIRREIAKKTLEKLLIDGRIQPNRIEETIKLEQEEIEMTILETGKEVVAELELDNLDIELIRHLGILKYRTSYGQNVLLHSIEVAKLTAMMASELGLDATIAMRAGLLHDIGKAVDFDNEGSHVTLGIKLATKCAENSIVINAIASHHGEVPANNPYSVLVSAADTLSAARPGSRNNNLENYIARMSELEKICQTVVGVQSVYALQAGRQIRVIVNPVISDDDRTHKIAIDIKEKIKKAKVIPGDIIITVIRELRITETVI; encoded by the coding sequence ATGCAAATAACGATATGAGTATTAATCATTATTGCCGTTGCAATTGGTTTTTACTTTCTTGGATTTTTATTTGAAAAATATCTAAGATTTAAATTAATTAAAAAAACAAAATTAAAAATTAAACAAGCTGAAGAAAAGGCAAAAAAAATTATTAATGCTGCAAAAGCTGACGGAAAAGTTGAGGCAGCACAAATTAGACAAGAAATGAATAATGAGTTAGCTCGTAAACGTGAAGAATTTTTAGAAACTGAAAAGTTTCTAACAAATAGGGAGCGTTTAATTATTGAGCGCGAAGAAGTATTATATAATAAAGAGCAAGAAACATTTCGCAAGAAAGAAGAATTACAGGGAAAGATTAATTATTATCAAGAAATGGTTGAACATAATCTTCAACAACTTGAGAAAGTTGCTGGCTATTCTTTAGAAGAAGCGAAAGATGTACTTTTTAAAGAAATAAGTGACCGGTACCAAAAAGAAATTGGTGAATTTTTAAAGAATGCTGAAAATACAGCAAAAATTAACGCTAAAGAAACAGCTATTAGTATTGTTACTAGCGCAATTGAGCGTTATGCAGTAAATATTGTAGTAGAAAAAACAACAACTTCTGTTTATTTAGAAGATGATAATATGAAAGGACGAATTATTGGGAAAGATGGTCGTAATATTCGGACTTTTGAAATAGCAGCGGGAGTTGATCTAATTATTGATGATACTCCAAATGTTGTTCAAATTTCATCTTTTAATCCCATTCGCCGTGAAATTGCAAAGAAAACATTAGAAAAATTGTTAATTGATGGGCGGATTCAACCAAACCGGATTGAAGAAACAATTAAGTTAGAACAAGAAGAAATTGAAATGACAATTTTAGAAACAGGTAAAGAAGTTGTTGCTGAATTGGAGTTAGATAATTTAGATATAGAATTAATTCGTCATTTAGGAATTTTAAAATACCGCACTAGTTATGGACAAAATGTTTTATTGCATTCGATTGAAGTTGCTAAATTAACAGCAATGATGGCTAGTGAATTAGGTTTGGATGCAACGATTGCCATGCGAGCTGGTTTATTACATGACATTGGGAAAGCAGTTGATTTTGATAATGAAGGAAGTCATGTTACATTGGGGATTAAATTAGCAACCAAATGTGCTGAGAATTCAATTGTTATCAATGCGATTGCTTCGCACCATGGGGAGGTTCCTGCTAATAATCCATATTCAGTTTTAGTTTCAGCAGCTGATACCTTATCAGCAGCACGGCCAGGAAGTCGTAATAATAATCTTGAAAACTATATTGCACGGATGTCAGAATTAGAAAAAATCTGTCAGACAGTGGTTGGTGTTCAGTCGGTTTATGCTTTACAAGCAGGTCGCCAAATTCGTGTTATTGTTAATCCCGTTATTAGTGATGATGATCGTACCCACAAAATTGCTATTGATATTAAAGAAAAAATTAAAAAAGCAAAGGTAATTCCAGGGGACATTATTATTACCGTAATTAGAGAGTTACGAATAACTGAAACTGTTATTTAA
- a CDS encoding GntR family transcriptional regulator: protein MKKIFQFKTLIRTNTMESKKLEDVLKTIISKSKPGLKLPSEATLMKKYQISRTTVRDVFKKLIRKNMVYSLQGKGYFTLNPAFWSTELSFKKKYDNAVNKLYVVNIPLDSYFINTYQCETNDFMSLIKVRYQNNKIKKYSIIWVNKTILKNLSFKDCEDSLLSYINSRNITLVNNLKYFRLELPNAYDKKFLQLSFKTYLPKKYSITFSEYHEVVECSKEIYQPEAFEFYKVNYF from the coding sequence GTGAAAAAAATTTTTCAATTCAAGACTTTAATTAGAACTAATACTATGGAAAGTAAAAAACTAGAAGATGTTTTGAAAACAATCATCAGTAAAAGTAAACCAGGTTTAAAATTACCATCCGAAGCAACTTTGATGAAAAAATATCAGATTAGTCGTACGACTGTTCGTGATGTATTTAAAAAGTTGATTAGGAAAAATATGGTTTATAGTCTTCAAGGAAAAGGTTATTTTACTTTGAATCCTGCTTTTTGAAGTACAGAACTATCATTTAAGAAGAAATATGATAATGCAGTTAATAAATTGTATGTTGTTAATATTCCACTTGATTCATATTTTATTAATACTTATCAATGTGAGACCAATGATTTTATGAGTTTAATTAAGGTTCGTTATCAAAATAATAAGATTAAGAAATATTCTATTATTTGAGTTAATAAGACGATTTTAAAAAATCTGAGCTTCAAAGACTGTGAAGATAGTCTTTTGTCTTATATTAATTCGCGCAATATAACCTTAGTTAATAATCTTAAATATTTTCGGTTAGAATTACCGAATGCTTATGATAAAAAGTTTTTGCAGTTAAGTTTTAAAACATATTTACCTAAAAAATATTCAATTACTTTTTCAGAATATCATGAGGTTGTTGAATGTAGTAAAGAAATATATCAACCAGAGGCATTTGAATTTTATAAAGTAAATTATTTTTAA
- a CDS encoding lipoprotein, translated as MKRILTLLGAISLVGSSTVSVVACNRYYPVGEKVSVDDIKKELEEYTDTPFFASSSQITNDKLASELASRMTLGSYELVVKNDTTFLQPNITDDNVLQAETLKDFKQQLASTVVQGELVVNNGTAVVSLKKDDNELFSVKIKWSSNELLFLANTINKINKVGETTQNIKFPLPSLIPGINLTLADLYSFLEIIDLPEKLINSIDLTQISSGPNFVIKFNHLLQNISRNLASKGIGGDFLTKKIALNIKLDEKLYLKGYNNSKKEEGTISDLLHNIAPDFIALLQWYLNEGQQKIKETHNTVLPLIQYLLSPVNSDLKENIKTEFGEKEWFYKNTTTNFDSLIFHLLAGYKGKPTTDDSRYIIKIVGKYDTKSIFGEININLEFNQKFIGDQQYIMIFKYVAMELKPTLLIASMLNIFSKNSGQGIDAVGESILQSKTWLGLSSFIQGLIPNLNVF; from the coding sequence ATGAAGAGAATTTTAACTCTTTTAGGAGCAATATCACTTGTGGGATCAAGTACTGTTTCAGTTGTTGCTTGTAATCGTTATTATCCTGTTGGAGAAAAAGTGTCAGTTGATGACATTAAAAAAGAATTAGAAGAATATACTGATACACCATTTTTTGCTTCTTCATCACAAATAACAAATGATAAATTAGCATCAGAATTAGCTAGTCGAATGACATTAGGAAGTTATGAATTAGTTGTTAAAAATGATACAACATTTTTGCAACCAAACATTACTGATGATAATGTTTTACAAGCAGAAACATTAAAGGATTTTAAACAACAACTAGCATCAACCGTAGTACAAGGCGAATTAGTTGTCAATAACGGAACTGCCGTTGTTAGTTTAAAAAAAGATGATAATGAATTATTTAGTGTTAAAATTAAGTGATCATCAAATGAATTGCTATTTTTAGCAAACACAATTAATAAGATTAATAAGGTGGGGGAGACAACCCAAAATATTAAATTTCCGTTGCCATCACTTATCCCAGGAATAAATCTTACCCTTGCTGATTTATATAGTTTTCTGGAGATAATTGACTTACCAGAAAAATTAATCAATAGTATTGATTTAACTCAAATCAGTAGTGGTCCAAATTTTGTTATTAAGTTTAATCACCTATTACAAAACATTAGTAGGAATTTAGCAAGTAAAGGTATTGGTGGTGATTTCTTAACAAAAAAAATAGCTCTTAATATTAAATTAGATGAAAAACTTTATCTTAAGGGGTACAACAATAGTAAAAAAGAAGAAGGGACAATTAGTGATTTATTACATAACATTGCCCCAGATTTTATTGCGTTATTGCAATGATACCTTAACGAAGGTCAGCAAAAGATTAAAGAAACACATAATACCGTTTTACCATTAATCCAATATTTATTATCACCAGTTAATTCAGATTTAAAAGAAAATATTAAAACTGAATTTGGTGAAAAAGAGTGATTTTATAAAAATACCACAACTAATTTTGATAGTTTAATTTTTCATTTGTTAGCAGGTTATAAAGGTAAACCAACTACAGATGATAGTCGTTATATTATTAAAATTGTTGGGAAATATGATACTAAATCAATATTCGGTGAGATAAACATTAATTTGGAATTTAATCAAAAATTCATTGGTGACCAACAGTACATAATGATATTTAAGTACGTTGCAATGGAATTAAAACCAACCTTGTTAATTGCAAGTATGTTAAATATTTTTAGCAAAAACAGTGGGCAAGGGATTGATGCTGTTGGAGAAAGCATTTTGCAATCAAAAACATGGTTAGGATTGAGTAGTTTTATCCAGGGTCTGATTCCAAATCTTAATGTTTTTTAG
- a CDS encoding PTS transporter subunit EIIC: MTESKNLRQKENYFMKLKNKIKAPFEGGKNSRFKIGINKFAKAILTMIAILPVAGLFIVVGKVIGPLGFGQITTIAKGANHIGQIIETIGWMPFRHIGLLFAIAIGGSWAKNRAGGCFAGAVAYLTLLSVGATFFVTRTGTDGTEFMNYILGGKWTDQKDYFSNQEGVYSLRFDALGGIITGFIGAGVYNKFFAFNRLPNALSFFNGPRFVPLMVIVICLPIAITLSLFWPLIQTGINVIGKSIALNNKIPFIIPFGYGFLERLLLPFGLHHMITIPMNYTSLGGVLDYTSVNTFSDNLFENQTLTKEELVAFFDYAVANNLVDKKSLVSEGQEQMWYTWVTALNLVKNNWTEYANNIVPNPTGVNNVYSIVMNAFEPVRFKVGQMITSTGSLIGAGIGMMYAINKTKRVKYKSIYISGGLACLLTGVTEPIEFIFMYTAPLLYLAHAVMTGIAFGMADLIPMRIHAFGAIEIIMKYFLVLGPTTLITDNIKTNLWLDGCFFILVSGLFLAIYFGIFYGLAKKLKPNIPGMGEEVAFVNAPLADQKSGSGGVNDQLIHKIVSLLGTAANIEEVDCCMTRLRVVVKDDKKVVDKFKDETNALGVIKQGNYYQIVYGPKVSIYKEKIDEYLSNQITEGNE, encoded by the coding sequence ATGACAGAATCAAAAAATTTGAGGCAAAAAGAAAACTATTTTATGAAATTAAAAAATAAAATTAAAGCGCCTTTTGAAGGAGGCAAGAATTCACGGTTTAAAATTGGGATTAATAAATTTGCAAAGGCAATTTTAACAATGATTGCAATTTTGCCAGTTGCTGGTTTATTTATTGTTGTTGGGAAAGTTATTGGTCCATTAGGTTTTGGTCAAATTACTACTATTGCCAAAGGGGCAAACCATATTGGCCAAATTATTGAGACAATTGGTTGAATGCCTTTTCGTCATATTGGGTTGTTATTTGCTATTGCGATTGGTGGGTCATGGGCTAAAAACAGAGCTGGTGGTTGTTTTGCCGGAGCGGTTGCTTATTTAACATTACTAAGTGTTGGAGCAACATTTTTCGTGACGAGAACAGGAACTGATGGTACTGAGTTTATGAATTATATTTTAGGAGGAAAATGAACTGACCAAAAAGATTATTTTAGTAACCAAGAAGGAGTATATTCTTTGCGATTTGATGCATTGGGGGGGATCATTACTGGTTTTATTGGTGCTGGAGTTTATAATAAATTCTTTGCTTTTAATCGATTGCCTAATGCTTTATCTTTTTTTAATGGACCACGTTTTGTTCCATTAATGGTAATTGTGATTTGTTTACCAATTGCAATTACTTTATCGTTATTTTGACCTCTAATTCAAACGGGAATAAATGTTATTGGAAAGAGCATTGCTTTAAATAATAAAATTCCATTTATTATTCCGTTTGGTTATGGTTTTTTAGAACGTTTGCTATTGCCATTTGGTTTACATCATATGATTACAATTCCAATGAATTATACTTCATTGGGTGGCGTTCTAGATTATACTAGTGTTAATACTTTTTCAGACAATTTATTTGAAAATCAGACTCTTACAAAAGAAGAACTAGTAGCTTTCTTTGATTATGCAGTGGCCAATAATTTAGTTGATAAAAAAAGTCTAGTTTCAGAAGGACAAGAACAAATGTGATATACCTGAGTTACAGCTTTAAATTTAGTTAAGAATAATTGAACTGAATATGCAAATAATATTGTTCCTAATCCAACGGGGGTTAATAATGTTTATTCAATTGTAATGAATGCCTTCGAACCGGTTCGTTTTAAAGTTGGCCAAATGATTACTTCAACGGGATCATTAATTGGTGCTGGAATTGGAATGATGTATGCAATTAATAAAACTAAGCGTGTGAAGTATAAGTCAATTTATATTTCGGGTGGATTAGCTTGTCTTTTAACGGGAGTGACAGAACCAATTGAATTTATTTTTATGTATACAGCACCATTATTATATTTAGCTCATGCTGTTATGACAGGAATAGCATTTGGGATGGCGGATTTAATTCCAATGCGAATTCATGCTTTTGGTGCAATTGAAATTATTATGAAATACTTTTTAGTATTGGGGCCAACTACATTAATCACAGATAATATTAAAACTAATTTATGATTAGATGGTTGCTTTTTTATTTTAGTTAGCGGTCTTTTCCTGGCAATTTATTTTGGAATTTTTTATGGATTGGCTAAAAAGTTAAAACCAAATATTCCAGGAATGGGTGAGGAAGTTGCTTTTGTAAATGCTCCTTTAGCTGATCAGAAATCAGGTTCTGGTGGTGTTAATGATCAACTAATTCATAAAATTGTTAGTTTGCTTGGAACAGCAGCAAACATTGAGGAAGTTGATTGTTGTATGACGAGGTTACGAGTTGTTGTTAAAGATGATAAAAAAGTGGTTGATAAATTTAAAGACGAAACAAATGCGTTGGGGGTTATTAAACAAGGTAACTATTATCAAATTGTATATGGACCAAAAGTAAGTATTTATAAAGAAAAAATTGATGAATATTTAAGTAATCAAATTACAGAAGGGAATGAATAA